From the genome of Brassica oleracea var. oleracea cultivar TO1000 chromosome C4, BOL, whole genome shotgun sequence:
CTTGAAACTTGTGTCTGTTCTTTGAGGACGTAGACACATAACACAAGCAATCGAAGACTTTGATCTCTGAATAATCAGGCTTCTTCTTGTGCAACATCTGATATGGTGACTTATCTTGAAGTAATGATGAGGGAAGTCTATTGATCAGAAAAACTGCAGTAAGGACACAGTGTGACCAATATTCCAAAGATAACTTTGATTGAAACATCAAAGCACGAGCAACATTCAATATGTGCTGATGTTTCCTCTCCACCACCGAGTTTTGCTGAGGAGTTTCAGGGCAAGAATGAAAATATTTGATTCCCTTTGCTTTGTAAAGATCAGTAAACATCAACTCCTTTGCATTATCTGAACGTACTCCTCAGACTTTAGTCTAATACTATGTCTCAACCATAGCAATGAACTCAGGGATCACTCTAGTATGGTCATCGACGATCGTCAGAAAGTCCTTGTACCCTTCAATAGATGGTACTGAGAACGGTCCCTAGATATCAATATGGAGGAGTTCAAAAGCTTCAGTAAACATATTGTTGTGAGAGATAAAGGGTAAGTGTTTCTGTTTGGCAAGAGGACAAATTGCACAATGAGAAAGTGTTTTATTTTGTGGAAGAGAATACTCAAGCTGGCTCTTGGATGTGGAAGAAAATGCTAAAACTCAGGTTCATTGCTAAAAGGTTTTATAAAAGGGAAGTGGGGAATGGTCGTAATACGTCGTTCTGGTATGATAACTGGTCTTCTAAAGGTACTTTGATTGAGATTTTGGGGGAAGGTGGAGTTATCGATTTGGGGATCAGTAAGGATGCTACTGTTGAGGAGGCAGTCATAAGAGTTAGACGGAGAAGAAGACGTTATCGTACTGTGCTGCTTAACGCTATAGATACTGAATTGCTAACTCTGGAGGAGAAGCTGAGTGAAAGTGGGGTTGATGGTAGTCTATGGAGGGGTAAATCGGGGTTTAAGAGAAGATTTTCAACTAAGGAGACTTGGTTGTTAGTGCGGGAAACTCATGCTCAAAACTACTGGGCAAAAGGTGTTTGGTTTTCTAAGGCTACTCCAAAATTTGCTTTCATGATCTGGCTTGCGATGCTTGATAGACTTTCTACAATGGACAGAGTAGCAAGATGGAGTCAGGGGGTGGATGTTACTTGTGTACTTTGTCGGAGGGATGCAGAATCTCGTGACCACCTTTTCTTTTATTGTTCCTATACCTCTCAGATTTGGGAACATCTTATGAGTGGTGTGTTGCGTAACTCTTATACTACGGTTTGGTCTGAGATTATAGCTCTTCTTATGAGGTCAGATTGGGATAAGAAGAGATTATTCTATATAAGGTATGCATTCCAAGCAGCTAGAGTTTAAATTTTTGGAGAATGATAGGAGTAAAGGAGTAAAGAGATAGTTTTTTTTACTAAGGACTACACTATGATGTAAAAAGGCTTTTTTGATGAATAAAATTTAACATTCATTCAAAAAAAAAAAAAAAAAAGAAAGTGTTTTATTCCTTTGTGATAATCCAAATACATTCGCTATTGAATCCAGCTTTTGTATTGAAGGATGGCCTAGTCTGTGATGCCAAAGAGATGCATCTACAACAATGTTTGTATAAAAGGTAGGCGTAATAGGTGTTGATCGTCCAAGAGAAGCTCTGTCCACGATGTATAGGTTCGATATTTTTTCACCCTGACCAATCGTCAATCCCTTGGTAAGATCTTGAATCACACAAGAATCATCATCAAAAGCAACTCTGAGCCAAGATCTTTTGTCAACTGGCTCACGCTTAAGAGATTCAGTCTGAAGTCCGGAATGAACAGAACATTGTTTAAGATCATGGACTCATTCAAATTCAGTTGTCCAATCCCAATAATCTGAACTCCTAAACCAGTCGGTCGACTCACTGATCTATTGACAGTATCAGATAGAGCAGAAAACAGACTCCTATCATGACACACATGATGAGTTGCTCCACTATCTACAATCCATGACTCTGATACGAGAACATGACCAGTAGTTCGTAATATTCCAGCAAAACGTAAGGTCTTAGAAGAGAATGCCATACCGGGTAGTGCGGTAATGGTTCCACCAGATGTTGAGGGAATATCGGAAGTTGGTTGAGATAGTTGCATTTGAGCATTAAAGTACTCAATGACTCCATGAATTTGATCTTTGATAAGGCTGTTCTCGAAACCTGTAGAATTGAAATCATTAGTATGAGTTTCATTCAAGGACATGTTTGCTACCAAAGGTTTTGCATCTGAGGATTGTTTGTCAGCTGAAGCAGTTCGCTTTGACTTGAATCCAGGAGGATAGCCATGAACTTTGTAGCATTTGTCAACCGTGTGGCCTGAATATCCACAATAAGAACACATTGGTCTCGCCTGACGTTGATCAGGAGTGGAATGCATAGCATTGATAAACGCCTGAGAACCATCATTGACAGTAGCT
Proteins encoded in this window:
- the LOC106338301 gene encoding uncharacterized protein LOC106338301, with the protein product MNSGITLVWSSTIVRKSLYPSIDEDKLHNEKVFYFVEENTQAGSWMWKKMLKLRFIAKRFYKREVGNGRNTSFWYDNWSSKGTLIEILGEGGVIDLGISKDATVEEAVIRVRRRRRRYRTVLLNAIDTELLTLEEKLSESGVDGSLWRGKSGFKRRFSTKETWLLVRETHAQNYWAKGVWFSKATPKFAFMIWLAMLDRLSTMDRVARWSQGVDVTCVLCRRDAESRDHLFFYCSYTSQIWEHLMSGVLRNSYTTVWSEIIALLMRSDWDKKRLFYIRYAFQAARV